The window ATCGAGGTCGTCGCCCGGGCGGTGAAGGCGATCAGCGTCAGTGTGTCGAAGGGCGCGCTGGCCGGGGTGCTGGGCGAGGCCGGTACCGACAATGTGCAGGGCGAGGCCCAGAAGAAGCTGGACGTGATCGCGAACGAGATCCTGCTGCAGGCCAACGAGTGGGGTGGCCACCTGGCAGCGATGGCGTCCGAGGAGGTGGAGGAGGTGCACCAGATCCCCTTCGACTATCCGAAGGGCGGCTACCTGCTGCTGTTCGATCCGCTCGACGGTTCGTCGAACATCGACGTGAACATTTCGGTCGGCACGATCTTCTCGGTGCTGCGCAATCCAGAGGGAGACGGCGAGCCGACGGAGCAGAACTTCCTGCAGCCGGGCCGCGAGCAGGTCGCCGCGGGGTATGCGCTGTACGGGCCGTCGACGCTGCTGATCCTGACCGTGGGCAACGGCGTGCATGGGTTCACGCTGGACCGCGAGATGGGCAGCTTCATCTACACGCATCCGTTCATGACGGTGCCGAGCGAGACGCAGGAGTTTGCGATCAACGCGTCGAATGTGCGCTTCTGGGAGCCGCCGGTGCAGCGTTACGTCGCCGAGCTGCAGGCCGGCAAGACCGGGCCGCGCGGCAAGGATTTCAACATGCGCTGGGTGGCGTCGATGGTCGCGGACGTGCATCGCATCCTGACCCGCGGCGGCGTCTTCATGTACCCGCTGGACGAGAAGTGCCGCGACAAGGGCGGCAAGCTGCGCCTTATGTACGAGGCGAACCCGATGGCGATGCTCATCGAGCAGGCGGGCGGCGCGGCGACGACGGGGCGTGAGCGGATCCTCGACGTTCAGCCCCGCAAGCTGCACCAGCGCGTGCCGGTGATTCTCGGCTCGGCGGCGGAAGTGGAGCGGGTGACGAAGTATCACCTCGAAGGTTGAGGTAGGCGCCCCGGTCGGGGCGCCCGCCCGAGCGCGGTCCGGGTTCTGGCCCGGGCAGGCGCTCGTGGCCTTCGGCTTCCCGGCGCTGCGTGCATTGCGGGAGAGGCGACGCAAACTCGCCGGCTGCGCCGGCTCAGACATGCGTCGCCTTTTTTCTCCCGCAATGCACGCAACTCCGGCACTCGCGGACAGCCCGGGCCAGAACCCGGACCGCGCTCGGGCGGAAAATCGTCCGTCCCCCCGTCCCTTTGCGGCAGTTCAACATCTCCGGGCTTCGATAGCTCAGCCCGAACGGGGCACTCACGTCCTCCGACCGATCACCTCACCCTTCGACGCGGCGACATCCCATTCACATGCCAGGCGGTCCGGCGTCCTCTGACGGGCTGTCCGTGAGCGCCGGGTCGGGATGGTCTGCGGGGGGAACAAGGCGACGCATGTTTGAGGGCGCGCCGCGCCCGAGTTTGCGTCGCCGCCCCCGCGGGCCATTCCGGCCCGGGAAGCCGAAGGCCGCGAGCGCCTGCCCGGCAGAGGGCGCCGGACCGCGGGGTGGTTCACGCAGGCACGAACCAAACTCTCAATCGGCGCCCCGCAAAGAATCCTTACCCCGACCGTCGCCCCTCGCCGGTCCGGATCTCGATCGTCTTCTCGTCCTTCACCACTTCCATCACCACGTAGGTGTGCGTCTGCTTGACGCACGGCAGCTCGGAGATCTTCTCGCCGAGCACGCCGCGGTAGGTCTGGATGTCGCGCGTGCGCACCGTCAGCAGGTAGTCGAAGTCGCCCGCGATCATCTGGCAGGTCTGGATCTCGGGGATGCGCTGGACTGCCTCGTTGAAGAGCTTCAGCTCGTGCGCGGTCGTGCCGCTCAGGAGCACCTGCACGATCACGACGTGCGAGCGGTCCATCGCGACGGGATCGAGGTCCGCGTGGTAGCCGCGGATGACGCCGCTTTCCTCCAGCTTGCGCACACGCTCGGCGCACGGCGTCTTGCTCAGGCCGACGCGGCGTGCGAGTTCGACGTATGACAAACGGGCATCCTTCTGGAGTTCGGCGAGAATCTTGAGATCTATGCGGTCCATTCCGTTCGGGTGAAGATGAATCGTCTAAAAATGATGCAGTTCGTAGGAATTATGGCTTATTGGGGGCGAATTTCGGAGCCATAAACTAGGATGTCGGGTGAAGAATCGGGTTTTCGACGGGCGAGGTCGCCTGTCCGGGCCGGCGGCGGGAGATCCGCCGGCAATCCTTTGCGGAGTCTTGCGTCCATGAGCACCCAGAATAATCCCACCGTTCTTGCCGCACTGCCTGTCGAACCGCGCCCGGCGCTGCGTCAGCGCATCTTCGAAGCCTACCGCAG is drawn from Azoarcus sp. DN11 and contains these coding sequences:
- a CDS encoding class 1 fructose-bisphosphatase: MRRVTLTQFLIEQQRAGRTTPELRLLIEVVARAVKAISVSVSKGALAGVLGEAGTDNVQGEAQKKLDVIANEILLQANEWGGHLAAMASEEVEEVHQIPFDYPKGGYLLLFDPLDGSSNIDVNISVGTIFSVLRNPEGDGEPTEQNFLQPGREQVAAGYALYGPSTLLILTVGNGVHGFTLDREMGSFIYTHPFMTVPSETQEFAINASNVRFWEPPVQRYVAELQAGKTGPRGKDFNMRWVASMVADVHRILTRGGVFMYPLDEKCRDKGGKLRLMYEANPMAMLIEQAGGAATTGRERILDVQPRKLHQRVPVILGSAAEVERVTKYHLEG
- a CDS encoding winged helix-turn-helix transcriptional regulator gives rise to the protein MDRIDLKILAELQKDARLSYVELARRVGLSKTPCAERVRKLEESGVIRGYHADLDPVAMDRSHVVIVQVLLSGTTAHELKLFNEAVQRIPEIQTCQMIAGDFDYLLTVRTRDIQTYRGVLGEKISELPCVKQTHTYVVMEVVKDEKTIEIRTGEGRRSG